In the genome of Pseudomonas sp. HS6, one region contains:
- a CDS encoding alpha/beta hydrolase: MVHSLRHWFGAIFAGFLLLILGGCSPLKMLNGLTPADSYVKTADIAYGEDPRQKLDVYVPRDLFEDAPVVVFFYGGSWNSGDRGDYRFVGEALASRGIVAVLADYRLYPQVRYPLFLEDGARAVAWTKAHIHGFSGDPRRLYLMGHSSGAYNASMLALDPRLLGAVGMSPADLSGWIGLAGPYDFLPIKNPEVRPVFFWPDSPPQSQPIRHVSPGAPPALLIAASRDSLVDPTRNTGGLARSLREAGVPVQDLYYARPNHATLVATLSRPLRWLAPVLDQIVGFIRHTPPQ; the protein is encoded by the coding sequence ATGGTCCACTCTTTACGGCATTGGTTCGGCGCGATTTTCGCTGGTTTTTTGCTGTTGATACTCGGTGGTTGTTCGCCGTTGAAAATGCTCAACGGCCTGACGCCCGCGGACAGTTACGTCAAAACCGCGGACATTGCCTACGGCGAGGACCCGCGTCAGAAGCTCGATGTCTACGTGCCGCGCGATCTGTTCGAAGACGCCCCGGTGGTGGTGTTTTTCTATGGCGGCAGCTGGAACAGTGGTGATCGTGGCGATTACCGGTTTGTCGGCGAGGCGCTGGCCTCACGGGGCATTGTGGCGGTGCTGGCGGATTATCGCTTGTATCCGCAGGTACGTTATCCGCTGTTTCTCGAGGACGGGGCTCGCGCCGTCGCGTGGACCAAGGCCCATATCCATGGATTCTCCGGCGACCCCCGGCGGCTGTACCTGATGGGGCACAGCTCCGGGGCCTATAACGCGTCGATGCTGGCGCTGGATCCGCGCCTGCTGGGCGCGGTCGGGATGTCGCCGGCAGACCTGAGCGGCTGGATCGGTCTGGCCGGGCCTTACGATTTTCTGCCGATCAAGAATCCCGAGGTGCGTCCGGTGTTTTTCTGGCCGGACTCACCGCCGCAATCGCAGCCGATCCGGCATGTCAGCCCCGGAGCACCACCAGCACTGCTGATCGCCGCGAGCCGGGACAGTCTGGTCGATCCGACCCGCAATACCGGCGGGTTGGCGCGATCACTGCGCGAGGCCGGCGTGCCGGTGCAGGATTTGTACTATGCCCGGCCAAACCACGCGACGCTGGTGGCAACCCTGTCGCGGCCATTGCGGTGGTTGGCGCCGGTATTGGATCAGATTGTCGGCTTCATCCGGCACACGCCGCCTCAGTGA
- a CDS encoding DUF4123 domain-containing protein, with protein MSGKAPGQRAQWLLLDVAHSPQALSALRQGFAGVPHLKLFDGTEFQPVCEQGPLLVDLRDCPALSALCHSDPQTWCGLLLGSEASTESLREHLQRMLTVSVGLNHRALLNYYDRQTASYFFDACDARQLSRWLGPISWLRWFGGTWGDRASGSLGWQQLRNPGLAVEPLKIEQALTRQQRERLHRCLLEQHIWRWSQSTGTDYRTLSSHVEQGLTLGFSERAVLDDWLWLRLQHPRAELVQPPQGLTQQERLDHLRRRWQNDPS; from the coding sequence ATGAGCGGCAAGGCGCCGGGGCAACGTGCGCAATGGCTTTTGCTGGATGTCGCGCATTCACCGCAGGCGTTGAGTGCATTACGCCAAGGGTTCGCTGGCGTACCGCACTTGAAGTTGTTTGATGGCACGGAGTTCCAGCCCGTGTGCGAGCAGGGGCCGTTGTTGGTCGATCTGCGTGATTGCCCGGCGCTGTCGGCGTTGTGTCACTCCGACCCGCAGACCTGGTGCGGGTTGCTGCTGGGCAGCGAGGCCTCGACCGAATCGTTGCGTGAGCATTTGCAACGGATGCTGACGGTTTCTGTCGGCCTGAATCATCGTGCGCTGCTCAACTACTACGACCGGCAGACCGCCAGCTACTTTTTCGACGCCTGCGATGCCCGCCAGTTGAGCCGCTGGCTCGGGCCGATCAGTTGGCTGCGCTGGTTCGGCGGTACCTGGGGCGACCGGGCAAGCGGCAGCCTGGGCTGGCAACAGCTGCGAAATCCGGGACTGGCCGTCGAGCCACTGAAGATCGAACAGGCACTGACCCGTCAGCAGCGTGAACGCTTGCACCGTTGCCTGCTGGAACAACATATCTGGCGCTGGAGCCAATCGACGGGAACCGATTACCGCACGTTGTCCTCCCACGTTGAACAGGGTCTGACATTGGGTTTCAGCGAGCGCGCCGTGCTGGATGACTGGTTGTGGCTACGCTTGCAGCATCCGCGCGCAGAGCTGGTGCAACCGCCACAAGGATTGACCCAGCAAGAGCGGCTCGATCATCTGCGTCGACGCTGGCAGAACGACCCATCCTGA
- a CDS encoding type VI secretion system Vgr family protein, protein MFDPADESSFRLDVAGLSAPLEVLAFTGCEAISEPFSFEIDLLIDDPHLDLAGLLYRSARLCFGPSGNGVHGLLQGLVQHEHGRGARLCRARLGPKLSCLGLRHSQRIFSGRSVPQILDQVLREHGISGHQRRFELQADHLSRTFCTQYGESDLQLVQRLCTQSRIHYHFEHGRENHCLVFGDDPALLPQTGSVSFAAEGRAPAVRRWLMREQARGSADYALRARTAQGHSDVPTLRCGRWLSLSPRPFAECNTHWLLTRIEHRADQMLEPSYSNRLCAAEHLQVCEPVVERSALRMGSLQRAWVVAVDEPQPDCSRPVAVQFDWLYQGEGAKPSHCWLPLAPALADTALTSLREGVEVVVSFLEGDPEQPVISGVLQPAATTDCHEDDEPPPLPDTLASEGLAPWLTTGEPLLLLCLMPGGGSYRYCRESVCSCRLVAGLSPGDGR, encoded by the coding sequence ATGTTCGATCCAGCCGACGAGTCGTCGTTTCGTCTCGATGTCGCGGGTCTGTCCGCCCCGCTCGAAGTCCTGGCCTTTACCGGTTGCGAGGCGATCAGCGAGCCTTTTTCGTTCGAAATCGATCTGTTGATCGACGATCCTCATCTCGACCTTGCCGGCTTGCTGTACCGCTCGGCACGCCTGTGCTTCGGGCCTTCGGGCAACGGCGTGCACGGACTGCTACAGGGCCTGGTCCAGCACGAACATGGCCGCGGCGCCAGGTTATGCCGGGCACGACTGGGCCCGAAGCTGAGTTGTCTGGGCCTGCGCCATAGCCAGCGGATCTTCAGTGGCCGCTCGGTGCCGCAGATCCTCGATCAGGTGCTCAGGGAGCACGGCATCAGCGGCCATCAGCGTCGGTTCGAATTGCAGGCCGACCACCTGTCCCGCACGTTCTGCACCCAATACGGCGAATCGGATCTGCAACTGGTGCAGCGCTTGTGCACGCAGTCGCGGATCCACTATCACTTCGAGCATGGGCGCGAGAACCATTGCCTGGTATTCGGTGATGATCCGGCGTTGCTGCCGCAAACGGGGAGCGTGAGTTTCGCAGCTGAGGGGCGCGCGCCGGCGGTGCGTCGCTGGCTGATGCGGGAACAGGCCCGTGGGTCCGCCGATTATGCCCTGCGAGCCCGAACGGCACAGGGACATTCCGATGTGCCAACCCTGCGTTGTGGTCGTTGGCTGAGTTTGTCACCACGGCCGTTTGCGGAGTGCAACACCCACTGGCTGTTGACCCGTATCGAGCACCGCGCGGATCAGATGCTCGAACCCTCCTACAGCAACCGCCTCTGTGCCGCCGAGCACTTGCAGGTGTGTGAACCGGTCGTCGAACGTTCCGCATTGCGCATGGGCAGTCTGCAGCGGGCCTGGGTGGTGGCGGTCGACGAGCCGCAACCGGATTGCTCGCGGCCGGTGGCGGTGCAGTTCGACTGGCTCTATCAGGGCGAGGGGGCAAAACCCAGTCACTGCTGGCTGCCATTGGCTCCCGCATTGGCGGATACGGCGCTGACGTCATTGCGTGAAGGCGTCGAAGTGGTGGTGAGCTTTCTCGAAGGCGATCCGGAACAACCGGTGATCAGTGGTGTTCTGCAGCCGGCGGCAACCACTGATTGCCATGAGGATGACGAACCGCCACCGCTCCCCGACACCCTGGCGAGTGAAGGCCTGGCGCCATGGCTGACGACGGGCGAGCCCTTGTTGCTGTTGTGTCTGATGCCGGGAGGCGGCAGTTATCGATACTGTCGGGAGTCGGTGTGCAGTTGTCGACTGGTTGCGGGGCTCAGCCCGGGCGATGGACGATGA
- the speA gene encoding arginine decarboxylase, which translates to MSVRRTRKDDGSQWTVADSRSVYGIRHWGAGYFAINDAGRVEVRPNGPSSSPIDLFEQVDQLRKSGLSLPLLVRFPDILQDRVRQLTGAFDSNIERLEYQSKYTALYPIKVNQQEAVIENIIATQNVSIGLEAGSKPELLAVLALAPKGGTIVCNGYKDREFIRLALMGQKLGHNVFIVIEKESEVGLVIEEAASLKVKPQVGLRVRLSSLASSKWADTGGEKSKFGLSAAQLLSVVERFRAAGLDQGIRLLHFHMGSQIANLADYQHGFKEAIRYYGELRNLGLPVDHIDVGGGLGVDYDGTHSRNASSINYDMDDYAGVVVGMLKEFCDAQSLPHPNIFSESGRSLTAHHAMLVVQVTDVEKHNDDVPQIENKESLPETVQWLVDLLGPTDIEMVTETYWRATHYMSDVATQYADGKLTLAEKALAEQCYFAVCRRLHNSLKARQRSHRQVLDELNDKLADKYICNFSVFQSLPDTWAIGQVLPILPLHRLDEEPLRRAVLQDLTCDSDGKIKQYVDEQSIETSLPVHGLNEGEDYLLGIFLVGAYQEILGDMHNLFGDTDSVNIYQNADGSVYHAGIETHDTIEDMLRYVHLSPEELMTHYRDKCASARISATERTQFLDALRLGLTRSSYLSS; encoded by the coding sequence ATGTCCGTACGACGCACACGCAAAGACGATGGCAGCCAATGGACAGTTGCGGACAGCCGCAGTGTTTACGGGATTCGCCATTGGGGGGCCGGGTATTTCGCGATCAATGACGCCGGTCGCGTCGAAGTTCGTCCGAACGGCCCGAGCAGTTCACCGATCGACCTGTTCGAACAAGTCGACCAGTTGCGCAAGAGCGGCCTTTCGTTGCCGCTGCTGGTGCGTTTTCCCGATATCCTGCAAGACCGCGTGCGTCAGCTGACCGGTGCTTTCGACTCGAACATCGAGCGTCTGGAATACCAGAGCAAGTACACCGCGCTGTACCCGATCAAGGTCAACCAGCAGGAGGCGGTGATTGAAAACATCATCGCGACCCAGAACGTTTCCATCGGTCTGGAAGCCGGCTCCAAGCCTGAGCTGCTGGCCGTGCTGGCACTGGCGCCGAAGGGAGGCACCATCGTTTGCAACGGTTACAAGGACCGCGAGTTCATCCGTCTGGCGCTGATGGGCCAGAAGCTTGGCCACAACGTGTTCATCGTGATCGAGAAAGAGTCCGAAGTCGGTCTGGTGATCGAAGAAGCCGCCTCGCTGAAGGTCAAGCCACAGGTCGGCCTGCGCGTGCGCCTGTCGTCGCTGGCGTCGTCGAAGTGGGCGGACACCGGTGGCGAGAAATCCAAATTCGGTCTGTCGGCGGCGCAACTGCTGTCGGTGGTCGAGCGCTTCCGCGCCGCCGGTCTGGATCAGGGCATCCGCCTGCTGCACTTCCACATGGGTTCGCAGATCGCCAACCTCGCGGACTACCAGCACGGCTTCAAGGAAGCGATCCGTTACTACGGTGAGCTGCGCAACCTTGGTTTGCCAGTCGATCACATCGACGTCGGTGGCGGTCTGGGCGTCGACTACGACGGTACCCACTCGCGCAATGCCAGTTCGATCAACTACGACATGGATGACTACGCCGGTGTCGTGGTCGGCATGCTCAAGGAGTTCTGCGACGCGCAGAGCCTGCCGCACCCGAACATTTTCTCCGAAAGTGGCCGTTCGCTGACCGCTCACCACGCCATGCTGGTAGTGCAGGTGACCGACGTCGAGAAGCATAACGACGACGTGCCGCAGATCGAGAACAAGGAGTCGCTGCCGGAAACCGTGCAGTGGCTGGTTGATCTGCTCGGCCCGACCGACATCGAAATGGTCACCGAAACCTATTGGCGCGCCACTCACTACATGAGCGACGTGGCCACCCAGTACGCCGATGGCAAACTGACCCTGGCCGAAAAAGCCCTGGCCGAGCAGTGCTACTTCGCCGTGTGCCGTCGCCTGCACAACTCGCTGAAGGCGCGTCAGCGTTCGCACCGTCAGGTGCTGGACGAACTCAACGACAAGCTGGCCGACAAGTACATCTGCAACTTCTCGGTGTTCCAGAGCTTGCCGGACACCTGGGCCATCGGCCAGGTGTTGCCGATTCTGCCGCTGCACCGTCTCGACGAAGAGCCGCTGCGTCGTGCTGTCCTGCAAGACCTGACCTGCGACTCCGACGGCAAGATCAAGCAATACGTCGACGAGCAGAGCATCGAGACCAGTCTGCCAGTACACGGGTTGAATGAAGGTGAGGATTACCTGCTGGGTATCTTCCTGGTGGGCGCCTATCAGGAAATTCTCGGCGACATGCACAACCTGTTCGGTGACACCGATTCGGTGAACATCTACCAGAACGCCGACGGCAGCGTGTACCACGCCGGGATCGAAACCCACGATACCATCGAAGACATGCTGCGCTATGTGCACTTGTCGCCGGAAGAGCTGATGACCCACTACCGCGACAAGTGCGCCAGTGCCCGTATCAGTGCTACCGAACGCACCCAGTTCCTCGATGCGCTGCGCCTGGGTCTGACCCGCTCCTCCTACCTGTCTTCCTGA
- a CDS encoding translation initiation factor Sui1 gives MAKKAASFAALGGLVFSTDAGRHCPECSKPVDACICRQTVIPAGDGIARVRRESKGRGGKTVTTITGVPLAEDALKELATTLKKRCGTGGALKDGIIEIQGDHVELLLAELIKHGFKAKKSGG, from the coding sequence GTGGCCAAAAAAGCCGCATCCTTCGCCGCCCTGGGCGGTCTGGTATTTTCCACCGACGCAGGTCGTCATTGCCCGGAATGCAGTAAGCCGGTGGACGCCTGTATCTGCAGACAAACCGTGATCCCGGCCGGCGACGGCATTGCCCGCGTTCGCCGCGAGAGCAAGGGTCGTGGCGGCAAGACGGTGACCACCATCACCGGCGTGCCCCTGGCCGAAGACGCACTCAAAGAGCTGGCGACAACGTTGAAGAAGCGTTGCGGCACCGGCGGTGCGTTGAAAGACGGGATCATCGAAATCCAGGGCGATCATGTCGAGCTACTCTTGGCCGAGTTGATCAAGCACGGTTTCAAGGCGAAGAAGTCCGGCGGCTAG
- a CDS encoding NUDIX hydrolase: MSDNAREAAHRAASDAEQIAWVDEQDNLLGALVRSDLRERGLIGRGTYIMLFNSVGELCVHRRTLSKAIYPGYWDVAAGGMVQANETYAESAARELEEELGVSGVELTAHDHFYFEDTGNRLWCSAFSAVWDGPLILQPEEVLEARFIPVDQVMLEIEQKPYCPDSLAALKRYLKAQQSDVAKNS, from the coding sequence ATGAGCGACAACGCCAGAGAGGCTGCCCATCGGGCGGCCTCGGATGCCGAACAGATCGCCTGGGTCGATGAGCAGGACAACCTGCTCGGCGCCCTGGTGCGTTCCGACCTGCGTGAGCGCGGGCTGATCGGGCGTGGCACCTACATCATGCTGTTCAACTCCGTCGGCGAACTTTGTGTCCACCGACGGACCTTGAGTAAAGCCATTTATCCCGGTTATTGGGATGTGGCGGCGGGGGGGATGGTGCAGGCGAACGAGACCTACGCAGAGTCGGCGGCCCGTGAGCTGGAAGAAGAGCTGGGGGTGAGCGGCGTCGAGCTGACGGCTCATGACCATTTCTACTTCGAGGACACCGGCAATCGTCTGTGGTGCTCGGCGTTTTCAGCGGTATGGGACGGGCCGCTGATCCTGCAGCCGGAAGAAGTGCTCGAAGCACGCTTCATTCCGGTCGATCAGGTCATGCTGGAAATCGAGCAGAAGCCTTATTGCCCGGACTCTCTGGCAGCCTTGAAGCGCTATCTGAAGGCTCAGCAAAGCGACGTCGCAAAGAACTCATAA
- a CDS encoding DUF2333 family protein, producing MLDWKNRAGSAPERAAEPKSAARSYVGGLLFSRALATLVGIYLLVTIGLGWYWSEEPALFPVAQNAQLAAEKEGKQMVVGYTTVETLKTVAGTLLNKPGGYISNDRFPPGLWMDNMPSWEYGVLVQVRDLTRALRKDFARSQSQSAEDADLAKAEPRFNFDNKSWILPSSESEYQEGINSLSRYQARLSDPTQKNALFYARADNLNNWLGDVGTRLGSLSQRLSASVGRVKLNTALKTEVPAVGEVPQVDEEIVETPWMQIDNVFYEARGQAWALSHMLRAIEVDFADVLAKKNATVSVRQIIRELEASQEPVWSPMILNGSGFGVLANHSLVMANYISRANAAVIDLRQLLNQG from the coding sequence ATGCTGGACTGGAAGAATCGCGCGGGCAGCGCGCCCGAACGTGCCGCCGAGCCGAAGTCGGCCGCGCGCAGCTATGTTGGCGGCCTGTTGTTCAGCCGCGCGCTGGCCACGCTGGTCGGTATTTACCTGTTGGTGACCATCGGCCTGGGCTGGTACTGGAGCGAAGAGCCGGCCCTGTTCCCGGTGGCGCAGAACGCACAGCTGGCCGCCGAGAAAGAAGGCAAGCAGATGGTGGTTGGCTACACCACGGTCGAAACCCTCAAGACCGTCGCCGGCACCCTGCTGAACAAGCCGGGCGGCTACATTTCCAACGACCGCTTCCCGCCGGGCCTGTGGATGGACAACATGCCGAGCTGGGAATATGGCGTGCTGGTGCAGGTGCGTGACCTGACCCGTGCCTTGCGCAAGGACTTCGCCCGCTCGCAGTCGCAATCGGCTGAAGACGCCGATCTGGCCAAGGCCGAACCGCGCTTCAACTTCGACAACAAGAGCTGGATTCTGCCGTCCAGCGAGTCGGAGTACCAGGAAGGCATCAACTCCCTGAGCCGTTATCAGGCCCGCCTGTCTGACCCGACGCAAAAGAACGCGCTGTTCTACGCTCGCGCCGACAACCTGAACAACTGGCTGGGTGATGTCGGCACCCGTCTCGGTTCGCTGTCGCAACGCCTGTCGGCCAGTGTTGGCCGGGTCAAGCTCAACACCGCGCTGAAAACCGAAGTGCCGGCGGTGGGTGAAGTGCCACAGGTTGACGAGGAAATTGTCGAGACCCCGTGGATGCAGATCGACAACGTGTTCTATGAAGCCCGCGGTCAGGCCTGGGCGCTGTCGCACATGCTGCGTGCCATCGAAGTCGATTTCGCCGACGTGCTGGCGAAGAAGAACGCCACGGTCAGCGTGCGCCAGATCATTCGTGAACTGGAGGCTTCGCAGGAGCCGGTGTGGAGCCCGATGATCCTCAACGGCAGCGGCTTCGGGGTACTGGCCAACCACTCGCTGGTGATGGCCAACTACATTTCCCGGGCCAACGCCGCCGTGATCGACCTTCGTCAACTGCTCAATCAGGGCTGA
- the gcbA gene encoding diguanylate cyclase GcbA gives MTEPEDPSRERLKHHFAQRVIHQARQILEIWQRLQRSEWSTADLAELSEANLRLLRFAERFEQPEHTQLAHHISQSLEAVDANRGRLSSGLITDLNRLMQRLSRTGLRHGDQLDQTFLPPLRKPIYVMLQDHDRAERLAKQLEFFGLSAQALDSVSAFRSSMVERLPAAIVMDVDFSGAGVGLKLAAEAQQGLEEPLPLLFFSLHETDTPTRLAAVRAGGQEFLTGTLEASSLLEKIEVLTCVAQYEPYKVLIIDDSRAQAMHTERLLNSAGIVTRTLIEPIQAMAELADFQPDLIILDMYMPACTGTELAKVIRHNDRYVSVPIIYLSAEDDLDKQLDAMSEGGDDFLTKPIKPRHLITTVRNRAARARNLKARMVRDSLTGLYNHTHILQLLEDCSFRARRENKPLSFAMLDIDHFKRVNDSHGHPMGDRVIKSLALFLKQRLRKTDFIGRYGGEEFAIVMPDTDIEAAHKVLDEIRQRFAEIHYPAQPHDLWCTFSAGVVEMHDDSDSLMMASQADEALYRAKGEGRNRVQTARDSKQSATFSPESTDSVITL, from the coding sequence ATGACCGAGCCAGAAGACCCCAGCCGTGAGCGCCTCAAGCACCACTTTGCCCAGCGGGTAATTCATCAGGCACGTCAGATTCTTGAGATATGGCAGCGCCTGCAACGCAGTGAGTGGTCCACTGCCGACCTCGCCGAACTGAGCGAAGCCAATCTGCGCCTGCTGCGTTTTGCCGAGCGTTTCGAACAGCCCGAGCACACCCAACTGGCCCATCACATCAGCCAGTCGCTGGAAGCGGTGGATGCCAATCGCGGGCGCCTGAGCAGTGGCCTGATCACTGACCTCAACCGTTTGATGCAGCGTCTTTCGCGCACCGGCCTGCGCCATGGCGATCAGCTCGACCAGACCTTTTTGCCGCCCCTGCGCAAACCGATCTACGTGATGCTTCAGGATCACGACCGCGCCGAGCGGCTGGCCAAGCAACTGGAGTTTTTTGGTCTGAGCGCCCAGGCGCTGGACAGCGTGTCGGCGTTTCGCTCCTCGATGGTCGAGCGCCTGCCAGCCGCCATCGTCATGGACGTGGACTTCAGCGGCGCCGGCGTCGGCCTGAAACTCGCCGCCGAGGCCCAGCAAGGTCTGGAAGAGCCTTTGCCGCTGCTGTTCTTCAGCCTGCATGAAACCGACACCCCGACCCGCCTCGCCGCCGTGCGCGCCGGCGGTCAGGAGTTTCTCACCGGCACCCTCGAAGCCTCGAGCCTGCTGGAAAAAATCGAAGTCCTGACCTGTGTCGCACAGTACGAGCCTTATAAAGTGCTGATCATCGACGACTCCCGCGCTCAGGCGATGCACACCGAACGCTTGCTCAACAGCGCCGGGATTGTCACTCGCACACTGATCGAGCCGATTCAGGCCATGGCCGAGCTGGCGGACTTCCAGCCGGACCTGATCATCCTCGACATGTACATGCCGGCCTGCACCGGCACCGAACTGGCCAAGGTCATCCGTCACAACGACCGCTACGTCAGCGTGCCGATCATTTATCTATCGGCCGAAGACGACCTGGACAAACAACTCGACGCCATGAGCGAGGGCGGCGACGACTTCCTGACCAAACCGATCAAGCCGCGCCACCTGATCACCACGGTGCGCAACCGCGCAGCGCGTGCACGCAATCTCAAGGCACGAATGGTCCGCGACAGTCTCACCGGCCTTTACAACCACACGCACATTCTCCAGTTGCTGGAAGACTGCTCGTTCCGTGCCCGCCGCGAAAACAAGCCGCTGAGTTTTGCGATGCTCGACATCGACCACTTCAAACGGGTCAACGACAGCCACGGCCATCCCATGGGCGACCGTGTGATCAAGAGCTTGGCGCTGTTCCTCAAGCAACGCCTACGCAAGACCGACTTCATCGGCCGTTACGGCGGTGAAGAATTCGCCATCGTCATGCCCGACACCGATATAGAAGCCGCGCACAAAGTGCTCGACGAAATCCGCCAGCGCTTCGCCGAAATCCATTACCCGGCCCAGCCTCACGACCTGTGGTGCACGTTCAGCGCCGGGGTGGTGGAGATGCACGACGATTCCGACAGCCTGATGATGGCGAGCCAGGCCGACGAGGCGCTGTACCGCGCCAAGGGTGAAGGTCGCAATCGGGTGCAGACCGCGCGGGACTCAAAGCAAAGTGCCACTTTTTCACCGGAATCCACCGATTCGGTCATAACCCTGTAA
- a CDS encoding methyl-accepting chemotaxis protein → MRLKLLTNLNTLLLVAVCVALGATLWWSQKALERPYLLMERYLGLSQQFQNEVARNVEDYLGSGDALRLSSASQAIDSLQKELGDLPPALADTLRPSLSSLEEFSKTDLLAAGKLAGDPQALLLQAERELGASLDQLSTYAGGNSTYLTPLLAASQHLGKLSLARDKLASSGRSELAADVEREVTNIRTQAQAIDALPLLGVVTRSESGSDDFASMMGIESTEKAVAEDAGVGLKRELNSLLGRYPAELARTRDQIQKRTELSTATHEKIAAVQQAIAGLEPVVRAQHGQIQSEVRLMQGVMIGLILLIALLIDTLQRRLARTLTNLAPALSTWAEGDFSRDIHLGKTNRELHDIEASLNRLRAYLVDLVGTIRGNAEQVAGSSRTLAELSNDLHSGAEHQAGDTALIRDSLSELEATIQQVAGDARQAADASRHAGQAVEHGQKVIGLSLTGLHALVEEVQGNAQMIEHLAEESATIGGVLTVIRSIADQTNLLALNAAIEAARAGEMGRGFAVVAEEVRSLAQRTAGATAEIQTLIAGLQTAARQSVEGMRAQVEHAEATANQAQSADGALDKIVGAIQTISDTAVRIADVTAQQSGAVSEIRDHSERIHQLGGDNLLRIGEGREQGENLLVLGGQLHTAVQAFRV, encoded by the coding sequence ATGCGCCTGAAGTTGCTCACCAATCTCAACACACTGTTGTTGGTCGCCGTCTGCGTGGCCCTCGGCGCCACGCTGTGGTGGTCGCAAAAAGCCCTCGAGCGCCCCTATCTGTTGATGGAGCGCTACCTCGGGCTGTCCCAGCAATTTCAGAATGAAGTCGCGCGTAACGTCGAGGACTACCTCGGCAGCGGCGACGCCCTGCGCCTGAGCAGCGCCAGCCAGGCCATCGACAGCTTGCAGAAAGAGCTCGGTGACTTGCCGCCGGCACTGGCCGACACCCTGCGTCCAAGCCTGTCGAGCCTCGAAGAATTCAGCAAGACCGACCTGCTCGCCGCCGGCAAACTGGCCGGCGATCCGCAAGCCTTGCTGTTGCAGGCGGAGCGCGAACTGGGTGCGAGCCTCGATCAGCTCAGCACCTACGCCGGCGGCAACTCGACTTACCTGACGCCACTGCTCGCGGCGTCTCAACATCTGGGCAAGTTATCGCTGGCCCGGGACAAACTGGCCAGCAGCGGGCGCAGTGAACTGGCTGCCGACGTCGAGCGCGAAGTCACCAACATCCGCACCCAGGCTCAGGCAATCGATGCCCTGCCCCTGCTTGGTGTGGTCACCCGCAGCGAATCCGGCAGCGACGATTTTGCCTCGATGATGGGCATTGAAAGCACTGAAAAAGCCGTCGCCGAAGACGCCGGCGTCGGCCTCAAACGCGAACTCAACAGTTTGCTCGGCCGTTACCCGGCAGAACTGGCCCGCACCCGCGACCAGATCCAGAAACGCACCGAGCTCAGCACCGCCACCCACGAGAAAATCGCTGCGGTGCAACAAGCCATCGCCGGCCTGGAGCCGGTGGTACGCGCCCAACACGGGCAGATCCAGAGCGAAGTGCGCCTGATGCAAGGCGTGATGATCGGCCTGATCCTGTTGATCGCCCTGCTGATCGACACCTTGCAGCGACGCTTGGCCCGCACCCTGACCAACCTCGCCCCTGCGCTTTCGACCTGGGCCGAAGGCGATTTCAGCCGCGACATTCATCTGGGTAAAACCAACCGCGAACTGCACGACATCGAAGCCTCGCTCAATCGCCTGCGTGCCTATCTGGTGGATCTGGTCGGGACGATTCGCGGCAATGCCGAACAAGTGGCGGGCAGCAGCCGCACCCTCGCCGAGCTGAGCAATGACCTGCACAGCGGCGCCGAACATCAGGCCGGCGATACCGCGCTGATCCGCGACTCCCTCAGCGAACTGGAAGCGACCATCCAACAAGTGGCCGGCGATGCGCGCCAGGCCGCAGACGCCAGCCGTCATGCGGGACAGGCCGTCGAGCACGGGCAAAAAGTCATCGGCCTGAGCCTCACCGGCCTGCATGCGCTGGTAGAGGAAGTACAAGGCAATGCGCAGATGATCGAGCATCTGGCGGAAGAGTCGGCCACCATCGGTGGCGTGTTGACGGTGATCCGTTCGATTGCCGACCAGACCAACCTGCTGGCCCTGAACGCAGCCATCGAAGCTGCCCGCGCTGGGGAAATGGGTCGTGGTTTTGCCGTGGTGGCGGAGGAAGTCCGCTCACTGGCGCAACGCACCGCTGGCGCCACCGCAGAAATTCAAACCTTGATCGCCGGCCTGCAAACCGCCGCCCGACAGTCGGTCGAAGGTATGCGCGCTCAGGTTGAGCACGCCGAAGCCACAGCCAATCAGGCGCAATCGGCGGACGGGGCGCTAGACAAGATTGTCGGCGCAATCCAGACCATTTCCGACACGGCAGTGCGCATCGCCGATGTCACAGCGCAGCAAAGTGGCGCGGTCAGCGAAATCCGCGATCACAGCGAACGGATTCACCAATTGGGCGGCGATAACTTGCTGCGCATCGGCGAAGGACGTGAACAGGGTGAGAATCTGCTGGTATTGGGTGGGCAACTGCACACAGCGGTTCAGGCGTTCCGCGTCTGA